From the Pseudomonas syringae KCTC 12500 genome, the window GAGGTGGCACCGGTTGCGCTGCCCTGTTCGCGCTGATCACCCAGCCACAAGCGCCATTTGCCCTGCCACTGACCGCCATCTTCCCTGGCGTGCACGGCCAGTATCGCGTCAGCACCATAGCGCTCCGAGGCTTCCTTGAGCGGCGCAGGGTCAGTGCCCTCCAGGGTTTTCGCATTACCGATACCCTGCTCGCTCAAATCAGCCAGCGGCAGGCGCAGTGGCAGTCCGCGGTGCTGAGCGGCCTGGCGCAAGGGTTCGGCGGCGGCCTGACCGTCGCCGACCAGATTCGAGCCTTCCACCGAGTCATTCAGCCACCAGCCGAGAATCGATGGGCGATTACTGCCCCAGATCGACAGACCCGCATCGTGCAGCGCACGGTCGGTGGTTGCCGGATCGAAGTCGACCAGCAGGGTTTCCGGCGGTCCGGCCTCGTAGCCGAACTGGCTAATGATCTGCTGCGGGTCTTTGCGCAGCGCGGCGATGGCCGAACCCTGCACGGCCTTGGCGTCGCCGGTCAGGCGCAGCACTAGGGTTTCAACGGCGGCCTGCGTGGCCCGCGTGCGTTCATCGGGCGACTGGCCATTGACCGGCTCGCGAACCTGATAAAGGTTGCTGACCGTTTCGGCAAGGCTGGGAAGGCTGATCAGGGACAGACAGCCGATTAGAAGAATTCTGGAAAAACGCATGGACAGTTCCCGAACGGAAAAAAGTAAAAAGAAGCTGTTTCAGCAGGTGTACAGGTCTGGGACAGACGTGAGCCACCTATCATTCAGTTCGCGCATAAAGTACACCCTAAACGTCCAGGCCCGCACTGACAGGCCACCTGGTTGAGGTTTATTTGGTGCAACACCGCCCTGTTGTCGGCGCAAGGATGGCCCCTGATGAGCAAGCCTGATAAAATCGCGCGCCTTCGCAGACCGGCAATCGCCATGGCCCCAACATTACCACCGCATGACAGCGCGGTGCTGAACGGGCCCTAACGCAGCGGTCGATACCTCCGAATCCCCCCTAAAGGCCTGGATTTTCTATGAGCAAGCAACCCTCCCTGAGCTATAAAGACGCCGGTGTAGACATCGACGCCGGTGAAGCATTGGTCGAACGCATCAAGAGCGTCGCCAAGCGCACCAAGCGTCCGGAAGTCATGGGCGGCCTGGGAGGCTTCGGCGCCCTCTGCGAAATCCCGGCCGGCTACAAGCAACCGGTTCTGGTTTCCGGCACCGACGGCGTGGGCACCAAGCTGCGTCTGGCGCTGAACCTGAACAAGCACGACACCATCGGCATCGACCTGGTCGCCATGTGCGTCAATGACCTGGTGGTCTGCGGTGCAGAGCCGTTGTTCTTCCTCGATTACTACGCCACCGGC encodes:
- a CDS encoding DUF2066 domain-containing protein, translating into MRFSRILLIGCLSLISLPSLAETVSNLYQVREPVNGQSPDERTRATQAAVETLVLRLTGDAKAVQGSAIAALRKDPQQIISQFGYEAGPPETLLVDFDPATTDRALHDAGLSIWGSNRPSILGWWLNDSVEGSNLVGDGQAAAEPLRQAAQHRGLPLRLPLADLSEQGIGNAKTLEGTDPAPLKEASERYGADAILAVHAREDGGQWQGKWRLWLGDQREQGSATGATSEALADAVLLSVSERLAPRFVAKPGASTGMLIQVQGMTLERYAQLLQLLEPFGVRLSSVEGDKVVFEVSGSTDQLRSQLSLAKLQEVPAAEAAATATPPAAPVDATAPMAPANGAAPVAAPAPAPMIVPASAPQLYFRW